The genome window AACCGTGGCGTTTACATAAAAAACATGCATTGTAAATTTGTAATTGCTGTTGGAAACGTCCATGTGGGGGTCAATGAAATGTTCTCTAATCATATACGATAACATGATCGGTTTCAGAATTCATGAACTATAAGCAGCTGCAACCATCTCTCTGCCTTTTTTTAATATTATGGGTGTGCGTGCTTGGGTCTTCTGGACCTCCTCTGGAGGAGCCCGTCTCCTTTTTCTACTGAAAAATGGCTCGCCAATTTAGACCTCCTTCTGCAGAGCTTCACTCCATGATTCTCTAGCTCCAAGAGCTAATTCTCCAATAGAGTAATTCCAAATGATTCTAAAGTAGAAATGAATCTATTTAACGAAAACCGTTTGACAAATTGTGCGTGAAGTGATTTCTAAGGGGTTATAAGCAGGTTTTTTTTGCTCCCACTCTCTAGTATAAAATGGAGACTGATTCACTTCACTCACACCATTAAGCAACTCAGTTTTTAGTCGTTTGGCTTTCTAGAAGTGATTCTCGCTAGTAACATAGCTGTGCCAGCTCttgccaaacacccccttaaacgTTCGCCCCCTTAAACGTTTGGTAGGGCTTCTCCAGAGCAACCGGACCCGGAGTTGGAAAGGAGCCATACGGGGCCTATATACTAGTCACATATAATAAAATCTGTAGATCTCAATAGTTGGGAAGAAACATTCTACTGCAAATACCCAGCTGATACAGGGTGTATCAGCATAAGTCGGTTGCCATTCCCAGTTCTCCCCAACCACTAGCACTGGTGGCATCATCTCTCCTTGAACTAGCACACAATTGGTAGCTCCAAGCCTCCAACTAGGCAACTACCCGTTAAATTGGTGGCACTCATCATGTGGTCAACACTTACATATCGGCCTTTCATTTCCCAGTCATTTAACATTCTGGGCCTTTTCATGTTTCCGCATCTGATTACTTGTCCTGTCCTAACTTTGTTTTTGACATGTTTGTTCTTTTGTTACATGCAGCAGAGGCATTTGGGTTGCCATATGTGCCACCTTACCTAGGCAGTGGGGACTTCCAGAATGGCGCAAACTTTGCAGTCGGCGGCGCAACTGCTCTCAATGGCTCGTTCTTCCGTGAGCGCGGTGTGGAGCCTACATGGACGCCTCACTCCCTTGATGAGCAGATGCAATGGTTCAAGAAGCTTCTCCCATTCATTGCACCATCTGAGACAGGTAAGTGACTTCCTGAGTTATCTGTTTGGTCACAGTTCCTTTTCCTGCATGGTGTTTGATGAAATGGAACCATTACCTGTTAACAGGTTTATTAAAAATGTCAATGGGCCATCTGGTTGGTTTTTACATTATGTTAATAAAGATGGAAAGTAGTGGCAGGATGCTGAAAAACGTGCTGGCTAACTGAGCTACTGTTTTCAACTTGTGGCTTTGTGAGGGAGCACTCTGTTTTGCTTATTTTATGGTTGTTAGAGATTGTAGTTGACTAGTAGCAAGTGCCCAGCTGATAAATGTGACTCAAATTTTACTTTATTGGGCCTTCTATTGGGGTGAAACATGTGCTTTTATGTTTGAAATGTGATCTAGTGGCTTGCTATGGACTTATGACAGGCATGCAGGTGGGAATTATGGTTGTTTTGAGCACCAAGACATTTGTTGCAATTGTCAAACAATTCAATAATTATCATTTGATTATTTTCATGGGAAAACATAAAATATTTACCAAGTTTTGAAATGAGTATCGTCTATTTTTATTGTTTTAGCTAATATAAGTACCTGTATTAATTAATGATATTATTACAAAACGTCCTCCAAAATTTATACGAGAATCGCTATTGTGTGCCGTAGTTGGTTTCATGGAATTAGTTGTTATCAAAATCAAACACACACAACACAATGCAGTTCTGAAAACTCACTGAATTTTACTTGTATGCAGAGCTAAATGAAATAATGTCCAAGTCACTTTTGTTTGTGGGAGAGATTGGCGGAAATGATTACAACCATTTAATCGTTAGGGAGAAATCTGTTGATGAGCTACATGAAATTGTTCCTAATGTTGTTGGCGCCATAAGCTCGGGCATCACGGTATGTATTTGTGTTGTATGTGTGCCCCCCTTTCTAGTGAGGTAATGTTTAGAGCCTGTATGCATTTGCATTAAGAGTTTGCATGTTTTTCAGGACCTTATAAATCTTGGAGCAAAGAAGTTAGTTGTTCCAGGGAACTTCCCAATAGGGTGTGTCCCATTATATCTTGCAATCTTTCAGAGCCAAAAGGAGGGTTACTATGAGGAACAAACAGGATGCATTAAGTGGCTCAATGAATTTGCTGAGTACCATAATAGGATGCTTCAGGAGGAGTTGGAGAAACTCAGGAATCTTCACCCTGATGTAACCATCATTTATGCTGATTATTACGGTGCTGCATTGAACATATTCCGTGCCCCACTCAAGTTTGGTGAGTTCCATTTTCAATTCAAACCAACTAAAACACACTACCTCcatttttttatttgtcgcggtttagttcaaaaatgaactagcgggcgACAAATATTCAAGAACGGAAGTAGTATGATATAAGTGATGTTGACTTTATGTTCTGAGTGGGTGATTGAACCTGTTATATTAAAAATTTGATACATGGAAATGTTTCAAAAGTCCTAAAAAGTGAGAAGTACTGTCACATGTTCAATGATCTTTAGTTATGGAGGACTGTTATTTGGTTATGCACAAGATATGCATGACTGTTACTTAAATGTTTGGTTAGTGCTATAAGTTGTGAACGCTATGCAGGTGTTGGTTAATCTTATGGATTGTGCTTTGTCTGGAGACAGGATGAGACTCTTAAGTTGGGTTTGATTAATGTTATTATCACTTTATTGATTAGCTTGTATAATTTGGTAAATAGGCAATGGACGCATCTTATATAATTCTTATCTACTCTAGTCCAGTTTATAAGGTGTTTGCACATACCAAGATTCAAACTTTACAATCTTTAATAAGCAATAATTTGGCTAACAAGTTTTAACTATTATAAAACAAACATGATATGGTTAAATTTGTAACTAAATATACCATCTAATAACCATAAGTTTATAACTACAAACAATATAATGTAAAATAAATGAACGGTCAAAGTGTAACTTAGGAAACCGTGTCATGTTAAACTGTGCCTTGTAAATCGGACAGGAGGGGGTAATAATAGGATTGTGACTGGACTGCTTTACCTGTGCTAGACAATAACATGACTCATTTACTTGTCGATCCAGTTTGCAACCTAAAGGCAGAGCTTTGAATCAACTTTGAACTGTTCTACAGTGCTTTATTATGTATGCTTAGCTCTTATTAGAGTGTCACCTTAAACGAAAATAGCCGGAAATAATCCGATGTTTTGTAACAAATTATTAGTCAAAATTTTAGCACGATCCTGTGTTCTCATTTGGCATAAATTTTAGCATCATAAAAAATATATTCTCTGCATCCTTAAATCtttgtttctctttttgttgcttaCATCTGTGGAGCTTATCTCATCATCTGCATGTTATCTGCACTAACCCAGTACAAGGAACCTAACAGCTAGAGAAGCTTAGAGAAACAAACTATTCTATTTACCATCTCTGTTCTTCCATGTTTTATTTACTAAGCAACAAGAGATGTTCTTGCAGGCTTCACAGTCCCACTGAATGCGTGCTGCGGAAGTGACGCTCCGTACAACTGTTCCCCTTCAATACTGTGCGGGCGTCCTGGATCTACAGTGTGCCCTGACCCATCAAAATACATCTCATGGGATGGTCTACACTTCACCGAGGCGAGTTACAAAGTTGTCATCCAAGGAGTACTAGGGGGGTACGCCAAACCTCCTCTTTCAGAAGCCTGCAAGGGTGCGGAGTTCAAAGTTTCTCAACTTCACCAATGTACAGATAATCCAACAAACACCGTATCATACGATGCCTTGAGCTCTTTTATTTGATCTGCTGAGCTCAAGTACTTTTATATTTGTGCTGGTAAAAAAAGTGCAGTTTAGAGTTACAGTGGGCAGTGTAGATGCTGCAGGACCGGGTATCTTGGACACTTCTCAGAGCGGAGAAGAGATCCATCGATCTAGAGTCATGTAGTTCTACAATCAACTTGGCTGCTGGGAGGAGGTAAAAAAAGGTGGGGATTTTGTAGTGTGGAAATTTGCAATAACCGAAGGGATACAGGTGGTCATACTGCTATATAGGAACCTAGATCTATGATTCTGCTTCTGAGGGCAATGTATGTAGATATGGGCTCAGTTGCCTTTTAACAGATACATGCATATATACAGTGTAAATTTGTTGATTCACATTAACCAGGATAATAACCGTTGTCGAATCCTTGACTTAGATATTAACATTTTTTTTCTTTATATTAAGTTGTATGTGTCAACCAATTCAATCCAAAAGCTTAAACGTATGAAAGAGAtagacaattcacttatattttATTCTAACATTCTCATGTCGAGCCTATTTTAGGTCTCTGGCGTGGAATATAGGAGCCAGTAACAATTATTCTATTTAATTGTGCTTATTAGAATTCGAGCTCGAGACCTCTAACTCTAATACCATATTAAGTTGTATGTACCAATTCAATCAAAAAGTTTAAGATGATGAAAGAAGGTGAGAAAtccacttatattatattctaacACTTTGTACCGTTCTTGTTTGCAAATTCGTTTGTGTCAAACTTCTTCGAAAAATTTAGATCAGATGTTATATTAGATTCTAGCAACTATAACTGCATGTTGAAAACTACCAACATGACGAAAGGCAGCCGTTCACTTCAGTTTCATGAATGTGACTCATGAACAAGCTTTATACGTAAGGCTGTATGCAGTAGTCTACCTAAAGTTTACTTGAAAATAAAGTATTGTTTTGCACTATTCTGCAATATAGGTTGTACTGTtcgcagagtggagtttgaatataggtatgagtaagctgctggagatagtctaAGTACACAGATCGGCTATATTCAGTGAAAAATCGAGTTCATCTTTTTCTTCATTTGTTTTACGGAACACATAGTTTAACGATGTATTTGGTTTGAGGTCAAAGTAGGATGAGGCGGGGCGACACCGTCCTCGATTTTTTGGATCACGCCGCCACAAAAAATTGCTCTCATCTTTACCTCGCTCCCACATGACTCTCATCCAAACACTATAAAAACTATGATTGTCCCCTTTCATCCATCCTTGTACATCCAACCAAACACACCTTAAGCTATAGCtgaactagtcggttgcccgtgcgttgcgacggcttacaacatgtaaactatccaccaaaaaattcaagattttttattgattttatctgctctctgtataatattttttgatttggctaactgatgttattgtttactccatccaatatgtttTGTTATAGCACggtcaatgaagtgagcgattagaatagAGTTTACAACGACTGACTGGACGAAcatagattataaaatgacataaatcCACCATAtatagaccaaataagagaaagtttgtgagctcaagtttctaaaataagtcacatgaactcaaacttatataaaagatagatcaaaatatggagtgattgctaaagtcaggcatcaataaaaactggatgcgctccatataaattatgctacttcgtagcaattactaacgtttaaaatcaacaaataaccttttattttactgttaatgtgacaaatcattgttgctccatccaattcagcaacctcaagcactattgagtccattgcgccaatgtggtctcagaaacgacttaATGCTTGCAAGAACCAAGAACGTCGtctcgtgcttgggctgtagcctcagcCCGAAGTGCTGGCCCGGCTCGACAcagttatattttttattttacaaaaaacgtatatacatatatacaatttatattctatATTAAAAACATTTGAGCATGATGTTTTGTTGGTTAGACAGCTTTACCCAATGTCACCCGCCCTTCatccatcagggcatgggttcgaaccccacctcatgtaccatttttaacattttacgctgatttaattaaatgagcCGACGGGCTGCaccattttttaacattttacgctgatttaattaaatgggtcgacgggtatagatggccaaacgggccgcctaGCCCGACCCGGCACTAGCACTATTAGGCACGGCACTATTAGTAATCGTGTCGTGTCGTGCCGGCACTAGTGCCTAACCAGCGGCCCAGACACTACACTATAGTGCCTAATCGTGCTGTGCCGGCACTATACGACACTAATACCTAATAGTGCCTGTGCCAGCCCAGGCAATATTTCATTTTAAAAGCTCAAAAAATATAGAAGATCTTTAAAATTATATATATAATTTTAAAACTTTAATATTTATATCATTATAAAGTGAATTCATTATGTGTAAATCATAACAAATAACAATGTACAACCACGTGCACATATCACAATCACATCTATAAACCACATGTTGGTCTAAGTCGTGCCTAACCGTGCCGGCCAGTTAATCGTGTCGTGCTCGTGCCAGCTCATCGTGCCAGGGTGGCGGCCCAAGCACGGCATTAGACTCGTGTCGTGCCGGCACTGGCACTATATGAATCATGCCCGTGCCGTGCCGAAGCACTATAGGCCGTGTCGTGCTTAGTGCCGCCCATTTAgcacggcccgtttggccatctatatcgacgggctaacgggctggcccggcacagtcagcaggtcggcatgacgtgcctgggccagagttgtggctcgTGGACGTCTGGCCTGTGCCGAtccgccgtttggccatctataggcatgcatcgattaatttgaaatagcttgtgaggggttatttgtaaaaaatgacgcaggacgaccgttgaaactggtgctttaagtataataTAGATTTCTTCTAGTGTTTTGAAACTTATAATTTGTGTGTATCCGTCCAGCCAAATCTCTACTACCGTGAAGAATGTAAGGGGGTAGGCTGCCACCCCGTTCTGCCCTCCCTCGGTTCTTCCCTCCCCCGTCCGTTATTGTTCCACCCGCAGCAAAAAAATGCTACCATGGCTCAAGGATCGAACcctagatgccttgagcagaacaaCTAGGCTCCCACCCACTAGCCAACTCGACTCATGTTGGATTACATTCAACATCAACTACGATATCTAGGCAATGAGGTAATTCATGCTTAGTTTTTCATTTGGTGACCCTGGTATATATAATTTTTTACCCACCCTGGTATTTTTAACAACAACTTACACACTTGCAGGTGATAGACTATTGCATAAATTTAATAAAATCTCAAGATCATCTAAAGTGTCGATCTCGAGGTCGTGTCCACATAGAAAATGATTTTCAGTTCAACTTTCTAAAGCGAGACGGTGATGTTGAAACTAAAACAGATGAGCTATAtctaattaaagacatgtcacaaaTATGTAGTGTTGAATGAAGGGTTTTACTTTACCTAGACCATGACACGTTAAATATGAGTTTGAAATTTACGCGGTTATTGTTTGCATGTATTTTATTTTTTATGCAATATTTATAATCGTTTTGTAGGTGTATCCAATTAAAGACACATCACAAATATGTAGTGCCTCCTTGTCTCCCTCTCCTCCTGCGGTGACAGCTTCCTCGAGGAGATGAGCGCACCGCCCCCACGATCGGCCTACCTCCGCCGCCCCCACGTGCACCACCACCATCGGGTGGGAGAGGAAGTaacgactcgcctgaggccaaccCCCAGTGGGAGGGGCAGTTatgactcgcccgaggcaaaGCCAAAACGGGACAGGCAGCCACGACTCTTCCTAGGCCACTCTCgggcgggagacacagtcacaactcgtctgaggccaagcccaggccggccaggcAGTAACGACTCGCCTGAGGTCATCCGTGAGCGGGACAGAcaatcacgactcgcccgaggccaaccccccAGGTGGGATACACAGTTATgactcacccgaggccaaccCCGGTGGGATACAAAGTtacaactcgcccgaggccaagccAAGATAGAATAGGCAGTCCGCCCGAGACAACCCTCGGGTGGGAGAGGCAGTCACGACTCGTCCAAGGACAAGCCCAGGCAGGACAGGCATCCACAACTAGCCCGAGGCCATCCTCTGGCGAGACAGGCAGTCACGACACGCCAGAAGCCAACCCCCGATGGGAGACACAGTCCCAACTCCCCGAGACCAAGCCCTGGCTGGACAGTTAGCCATGACTCGCTTGAGGCCATCCTCGGGTGGGATAGGCAGCCATGACTCGCTCGAGGACAACCCCGGGTAGGAGAAGTAGTCACAACTCACTTGTGGCCATCCTCAGGCGGGACAGGTAGTCACCACTCGCCCGTGGCCAACCCCCGGCGGGATACGTAGtcacgactcgctcgaggccattCTCGGGCGGGAGAGGTTGTCAAGAATCGCCCAAGGCCAAGCCCGGGCAGGAGATGCAGTCATGGCTCGCCTGAGGCAAACCTCAGGCGGGAGACACAATCAtgactcgtccgaggccaagcctGTGCAGgggacgcagtcacgactcgcccgaggccaccttTGGGCGTGAGACGCAGTCATGACTCGCTCGAAGCCATGCCCAGATGGGACAGGCAGTCATGAGTCGCCCGAGGCCAAGCCCAGGAGAGAGACACAATCACGACTTGCCCGAGGCCACTCTCGTGTGGGAGAGGTAGTGACGACTCGCTTGAGGCCAAGCCTACATTGGACAAACATTCATGACTTGTCCTAGGACAGTCTTGGGCAGGAGACACAGGcacgactcacccgaggccaTGCCTAGGTGGGACAAGCAGCCACGACTCCCCCGTGGCCACCCTCGGGCAGGACAAGCAGACACGACTCGCTCGAGGACAACCCCGGGCAGTACTGGCAGTAACGACTCGCCTGAGGCAACCCTGGGCGGGAAA of Zea mays cultivar B73 chromosome 8, Zm-B73-REFERENCE-NAM-5.0, whole genome shotgun sequence contains these proteins:
- the LOC100282758 gene encoding alpha-L-fucosidase 2, whose translation is MPTPTPPSPSPSPSSGTCPLLRIGAGRRFAMAFPSWATLFFAGMMVVLAAVEAEAEAGGGSVCFDRMFGFGDSLTDTGNFLLSVPDDFPDPARNLPYGQTFFGRPSGRYSDGRNLLDFFAEAFGLPYVPPYLGSGDFQNGANFAVGGATALNGSFFRERGVEPTWTPHSLDEQMQWFKKLLPFIAPSETELNEIMSKSLLFVGEIGGNDYNHLIVREKSVDELHEIVPNVVGAISSGITDLINLGAKKLVVPGNFPIGCVPLYLAIFQSQKEGYYEEQTGCIKWLNEFAEYHNRMLQEELEKLRNLHPDVTIIYADYYGAALNIFRAPLKFGFTVPLNACCGSDAPYNCSPSILCGRPGSTVCPDPSKYISWDGLHFTEASYKVVIQGVLGGYAKPPLSEACKGAEFKVSQLHQCTDNPTNTVSYDALSSFI
- the LOC100282758 gene encoding alpha-L-fucosidase 2 isoform X1, with amino-acid sequence MPTPTPPSPSPSPSSGTCPLLRIGAGRRFAMAFPSWATLFFAGMMVVLAAVEAEAEAGGGSVCFDRMFGFGDSLTDTGNFLLSVPDDFPDPARNLPYGQTFFGRPSGRYSDGRNLLDFFEAFGLPYVPPYLGSGDFQNGANFAVGGATALNGSFFRERGVEPTWTPHSLDEQMQWFKKLLPFIAPSETELNEIMSKSLLFVGEIGGNDYNHLIVREKSVDELHEIVPNVVGAISSGITDLINLGAKKLVVPGNFPIGCVPLYLAIFQSQKEGYYEEQTGCIKWLNEFAEYHNRMLQEELEKLRNLHPDVTIIYADYYGAALNIFRAPLKFGFTVPLNACCGSDAPYNCSPSILCGRPGSTVCPDPSKYISWDGLHFTEASYKVVIQGVLGGYAKPPLSEACKGAEFKVSQLHQCTDNPTNTVSYDALSSFI